TCCGGTCATTCCTGTAACCGGGAACACAACGGCTTTTGCTCTGGCATCCACCTGTGTATTATAAAAGCCTAAAACCCTTGCAAAGTAAAAATCTACATTATCTTTCCCCTTAATTTCTATACTTTTGGCACTTGATGAAACAATAATTTCCACATTTGCTTCACTAAATCCGTTCTTTTGTATATATTCGATTGCAGTTTCCCTGGCTTTCTGCTCACTAATTGAAATATCCTGTGCAGCCGCTAGAGCAGCAGCGTCCAGGGCATTGGATAACTTTTGTTTTCGTATATAGGTTAACCCCATATCGGTAACTATGGCTGTACATCCTAAAATTGCAACCATCAAAGCAGCTGTCATTATCATTGTTGTTCCTCGTTGCTGTTGTAATATTCCGACAATTTTATTCCATATTCTTTTAAATAACTTGTAGTATATTTTTAATGTTAAATTTCTTTCTTCCTTCATGCTGAATACCTCATGTTTTGCCATCTACTCTACTCTCATAACCGTTACAGCCCTTAACGGAAAAGGATTGGGAGCAATATTGCTGATTAAGGGAGTAATAAGTTCTACATTATAATCTATTTGAACAGCAGCCTGCACTCCCCTGATCCTGCTAATATGTGATGGTGTAATTGTTATTTGCATGGAAGTTGAATCCAGAGATAATGTTCTTGTACTAATTACGTTTACTATATCCAGATCACTTCCACCTACAACGGCACACCGTGCGCCTTCCCTGGAAGCATTCGTAATGACTAGATAAGCACTGAATATTCTTCCAAATTCAAAGACACTAAAAAGAATTAATAAGATTAGTGGTAAAACC
This portion of the Petroclostridium xylanilyticum genome encodes:
- a CDS encoding TadE family protein encodes the protein MRMTKILRNNRGQSIVETAMVLPLILLILFSVFEFGRIFSAYLVITNASREGARCAVVGGSDLDIVNVISTRTLSLDSTSMQITITPSHISRIRGVQAAVQIDYNVELITPLISNIAPNPFPLRAVTVMRVE